The Syntrophotalea acetylenivorans genome contains the following window.
TACGGCGTTATCAGCTCAAGCAATAAATTCCAGTGATTAGTAATGAGTGATGAGTAAAAAAACTGAAAGCCCCAAAATCCTGAGATTTTGGGGCTTTCCACACATTACTAATTACTGACTACTCGAAGTTTCCTTATTTCCCCAACAACCCCCGCACAGCACCGATGACATCGGCTGGCAATAGGACCAACTTGGAGTTCGAAGAACCGGACATCTCTTTAACCGCTTCCACATACTGTTCGCCGAGCAAATAGGTAGCGGGCAGTTGATTTTCGCCGATCGCCTCGGTCACCCGGCTGATCGCCTCGCGCGTCGCGTCGGCGAGAATCTTTTTCGCCTCGGCATCCCGCTTGGAAGCTTCAAGGTTACCTTCGGCTTCACGAATAGCGGCCTCTTTGGCCCCTTCGGCATTGAGGATGGCGGCCGATTTCTTGCCTTCGGCTTCGGTGATAGCGGCACGGCGGGTACGCTCGGCAGCGGCTTGCTGTTCCATCGCCATCTGCATGGTAGCAGAAGGCTTGATGTCCTGAATTTCTACCGTCTTGACCACGATTCCCCAGGCCGCCACATCATCTGAAATCGACTCTTTGAGCCGCGTCTTTATGAGC
Protein-coding sequences here:
- a CDS encoding SPFH domain-containing protein; translated protein: MPGLILIVILLALVLVTIFLGVRIVPQGYKHVVQRLGKYHKTLNPGLNFVIPYLDTIAYKVLTKDISLDIPSQEVITKDNAVITANAIAFINIIDPPKAVFGIDNYLVAIRNLVQTSLRSIIGEMNLDDALTSRELIKTRLKESISDDVAAWGIVVKTVEIQDIKPSATMQMAMEQQAAAERTRRAAITEAEGKKSAAILNAEGAKEAAIREAEGNLEASKRDAEAKKILADATREAISRVTEAIGENQLPATYLLGEQYVEAVKEMSGSSNSKLVLLPADVIGAVRGLLGK